The genomic window GATGAGCAATGGGCGATGGATTTTGTGAGCGATTCCCTTATGGGTGGGCGGCGCATCCGGGTTTTGACAATTGCCGATCTGTGGGATCGTTCAAGCCCCGCGCTCGAAGTGGATATGTCGTTGCCTGGAGTGCGAGTTGTGCGTGTCCTTGAAAGACTACGCCTTCAAGGGCGGTTGCCGCAGCGTATCAAGGTTGATAATGGGCCGAAATTTAGCGGTAAGGCCCTGGATACATGGGCTTTTGAGCATGGAGTACAAATAGAGTTTACTCGTCCGGGGAATCCTACGGATAATAGGCACATTGAAAGCTTTAACGGAAAATTCCGGGATGAGTGTTTAAATCAGAACGTGTTTCTGTCCCTGCACGATGCCCGCAGAACAGTTGAAGCCTGGCGGCATGATTACAACCAGCGGCGACCTCACAGTCCCTTGGGATGGCTGACACCGGAAGAATTTCGCGAAAAGAATATAACCTGTAACCCATTGGAAACCACCAACTTACAAGTGGTATACGCAGTGGGGTAAGGGTCAGTCACGCGGCCCTAATGCTAGTGACTGCCAACCTACGATATATGGCTGGGCAAAAGTGGGGCACACAACGGTATATGAGCATGAACCAAGAGATATCAACTTAAACAGAATGTTTGCGGCTCAATACGAAACCATGCCTTGTCGACTTGTGCGAAAAATTCTGGACCCTACCAGAACTGTTCTTTAATCTCTGGTCGTATTATTGTGTCAGCCAAGAATAATCTTTAAATTCTTTAAGCAAATGACATAAAGAATTTTTGTTAGCTTCAAGCGTAAAATGTTTCTGCACATGTTCTTTGCCAAGCATTGCAAGTTTACTCCACAACACTTTATCGGAATACAAACGGATGGCTGCATCGACGAAATCAGAAGAGTTATCTGCAATAGATACTGTTTCATTATTCACCAGCAGCATTCCTTCTGCAGCAATGCTAGTACAGACACAAGGAATCCCCGCCCCCAGGCTCATGGCAACTTTACCCTTTATACCTGCTCCATAGCGTAAGGGTGCAAGACATAAACGCATTGAAAGTAGGAGAGGCTCTAGATCTGGTACGAAACCATGAAAAAACACTCCTTTCACATGCGATAAATCTCTCTCCAATATTTCGCCATGAGAACCAATTATATGCAGGCGCACACCTGGCATCTGTTCGAGAATGCTAGGCCATATTTTTTGGCAACACCATAGGATTCCATCAATGTTAGGTTTATGATCAAAATTGCCAAGAAAAAACATATCCTTCCTGACATCAAAGCCTGGTGTGTTTTCTCTGACTGGCACATTCAAAGCCTGATGAATAGCAACTGGAACACTTAGTC from Desulfovibrio sp. UIB00 includes these protein-coding regions:
- a CDS encoding integrase core domain-containing protein, with translation DEQWAMDFVSDSLMGGRRIRVLTIADLWDRSSPALEVDMSLPGVRVVRVLERLRLQGRLPQRIKVDNGPKFSGKALDTWAFEHGVQIEFTRPGNPTDNRHIESFNGKFRDECLNQNVFLSLHDARRTVEAWRHDYNQRRPHSPLGWLTPEEFREKNITCNPLETTNLQVVYAVG